The following proteins are co-located in the Streptomyces sp. NBC_01198 genome:
- a CDS encoding GerMN domain-containing protein translates to MRARVALLTAAGLLLAGCGIPTTGVVEAGEPGVGVHQDVTLYFVRAADGSLVTVPRRAQGTVDAATVVTMLANGVGATEQKAMGLTSALPPPVPAPSVRTQDGTVTVDLRAPAEELSGTAVDQVVCTLLANRVSIAPRSPTLTVTVTAEGTAVPQTSADPCAGVREFWRPGPTKPPPGDPKSSPATTFQKPPPVS, encoded by the coding sequence GTGAGGGCCCGCGTCGCCCTGCTGACGGCGGCCGGACTGCTGCTCGCCGGCTGCGGCATCCCGACCACCGGGGTGGTCGAGGCCGGCGAGCCGGGCGTGGGGGTGCACCAGGACGTGACGCTCTACTTCGTCCGCGCCGCGGACGGCTCCCTGGTCACCGTGCCGCGCAGGGCGCAGGGGACCGTCGACGCCGCCACCGTCGTCACCATGCTGGCCAACGGGGTGGGCGCCACGGAGCAGAAGGCGATGGGTCTGACCAGCGCGCTGCCGCCGCCTGTCCCCGCACCGTCGGTCCGCACGCAGGACGGCACGGTGACCGTCGACCTGCGGGCCCCGGCGGAGGAGCTCAGCGGGACGGCCGTCGACCAGGTCGTCTGCACGCTGCTGGCCAACCGGGTCAGCATCGCCCCGCGGAGCCCCACCCTGACGGTGACGGTGACGGCCGAGGGCACCGCGGTCCCGCAGACTTCCGCCGACCCGTGCGCCGGCGTCCGGGAGTTCTGGCGGCCGGGGCCGACGAAGCCGCCGCCGGGCGACCCGAAATCGTCGCCGGCGACGACCTTCCAGAAGCCGCCGCCGGTGAGCTGA
- a CDS encoding polysaccharide deacetylase family protein translates to MRSTITARRVRTLTALLATGAVAAGVSGCDGYDATAPAKARSQVAANGAAAFAPRADGGTVDCRKAKCVALTFDAGPSVRTPQILAILNKYHIHATFFTLGKNHVRKHPEMVRAMAAQGDEVETLTWSHQILTKISKDEVRKEITEGRDAVEKVTGVRPTLLRPPQGRTSSTVTAIAKDLGMAEVVWSADGADYRTTDSRLIARRILQHTKRDGIILLHDLVDPTGKGYNGTVAAVPGIISALQARGYTFVTVKQLLAPGTPQPGKVYK, encoded by the coding sequence ATGCGGAGCACCATCACCGCGCGCCGCGTCCGTACGCTGACCGCGCTGCTGGCCACGGGGGCCGTCGCCGCCGGCGTGTCCGGCTGCGACGGCTACGACGCGACGGCCCCGGCCAAGGCCCGCAGCCAGGTGGCGGCGAACGGCGCGGCCGCCTTCGCGCCGCGCGCGGACGGCGGCACGGTGGACTGCCGCAAGGCCAAGTGCGTCGCCCTGACCTTCGACGCGGGGCCCAGCGTCCGCACCCCGCAGATCCTGGCGATCCTGAACAAGTACCACATACATGCGACCTTCTTCACGCTCGGCAAGAACCACGTGCGCAAGCACCCCGAGATGGTCAGGGCGATGGCCGCGCAGGGCGACGAGGTCGAGACGCTGACCTGGTCGCACCAGATCCTCACCAAGATCAGCAAGGACGAGGTGCGCAAGGAGATCACCGAGGGCCGCGACGCGGTCGAGAAGGTGACCGGCGTACGCCCGACGCTGCTGCGCCCCCCGCAGGGCCGCACCAGCAGCACTGTCACCGCGATCGCCAAGGACCTCGGCATGGCGGAGGTCGTATGGAGCGCGGACGGGGCGGACTACCGGACCACCGACTCCCGTCTGATCGCCCGGCGGATACTGCAGCACACCAAGCGGGACGGCATCATCCTGCTGCACGACCTGGTCGACCCGACCGGCAAGGGCTACAACGGCACCGTCGCCGCCGTCCCCGGCATCATCTCCGCGCTGCAGGCCCGCGGTTACACCTTCGTCACCGTCAAGCAGCTGCTGGCCCCGGGCACGCCGCAGCCGGGCAAGGTCTACAAGTAG
- a CDS encoding sensor histidine kinase has protein sequence MRRPRLPRGGLRMRLVVAFALVAVVATVTTGALTFRAARTDLLQQGQDTVITQFRDGVDSAAPGVTFPPARADLQNFASEVSKTQRTANWRVMATYGGLSATSAPGDTFAELTPAMRKSVNTRAATVFQRVSTGHGPALVVGIPVRFGDVTFGGGTQTSGLAVFLTVSQDSEQGYVDALVAAVERATVPALVVAVLLALLAARGVLRPVRALRGATRRIAEGHLETRLAVNGSDELADLSHTFNDTAAALEESVAELRRMEARARRFAADVSHELRTPLAAMSAVTDVLDEDAAHLDPDTATAVRLISGETVKLARLVDDLMEISRFDAGAAALHLDEVDLAESVRRSLAFRGWQDAVTTVLPPPDTARGRVDPRRLDVIVANLAGNALRHGGRPVRLTMSVRESWGADPLAVIEVADSGPGIPHDVLPHVFDRFYKSDTSRTRTEGSGLGLSITAENVHLHGGTITAGNRPEGGAVFTVALPLRRDV, from the coding sequence ATGAGACGTCCGAGGCTGCCGCGCGGAGGCCTGCGGATGCGGCTGGTGGTGGCCTTCGCCCTGGTCGCCGTCGTCGCCACCGTCACCACCGGCGCGCTGACCTTCCGGGCCGCCCGTACCGACCTGCTCCAGCAGGGCCAGGACACGGTGATCACCCAGTTCCGGGACGGCGTCGACAGCGCGGCGCCCGGCGTCACCTTCCCGCCGGCCCGCGCCGACCTGCAGAACTTCGCCTCCGAGGTGTCCAAGACGCAGCGCACCGCCAACTGGCGGGTGATGGCCACCTACGGCGGCCTGAGCGCGACCTCCGCGCCCGGCGACACCTTCGCCGAGCTCACCCCCGCGATGCGCAAGTCGGTGAACACCCGGGCGGCCACCGTCTTCCAGCGGGTGTCGACCGGCCACGGCCCCGCCCTGGTCGTCGGCATCCCGGTCCGCTTCGGCGACGTCACCTTCGGCGGGGGGACGCAGACCTCAGGGCTCGCGGTCTTCCTGACCGTGTCGCAGGACAGCGAGCAGGGTTACGTGGACGCGCTGGTCGCCGCCGTCGAGCGGGCGACCGTACCGGCGCTGGTGGTCGCGGTGCTGCTGGCGCTGCTCGCCGCCCGCGGGGTGCTGCGGCCGGTCCGCGCCCTGCGCGGGGCCACCCGGCGGATCGCCGAGGGCCATCTGGAGACCCGGCTGGCCGTGAACGGCTCCGACGAGCTCGCCGACCTCTCGCACACCTTCAACGACACCGCCGCCGCACTGGAGGAGTCGGTCGCCGAGCTGCGCCGGATGGAGGCCCGCGCCCGGCGCTTCGCCGCCGACGTCTCGCACGAGCTGCGCACCCCGCTGGCCGCGATGTCGGCGGTCACCGACGTGCTGGACGAGGACGCGGCGCACCTCGACCCCGACACGGCCACCGCCGTGCGGCTGATCAGCGGGGAGACCGTGAAACTCGCCCGTCTCGTGGACGACCTGATGGAGATCTCCCGCTTCGACGCGGGCGCCGCCGCCCTGCACCTGGACGAGGTCGACCTCGCCGAGTCCGTCCGCCGCTCGCTGGCCTTCCGCGGCTGGCAGGACGCCGTCACCACCGTGCTGCCGCCGCCGGACACCGCCCGCGGCCGGGTCGACCCGCGGCGGCTCGACGTGATCGTGGCCAACCTGGCGGGCAACGCGCTGCGGCACGGCGGCCGGCCGGTGCGGCTGACCATGTCGGTGCGCGAGTCATGGGGCGCGGACCCGCTGGCCGTCATCGAGGTCGCCGACAGCGGCCCGGGCATCCCCCACGACGTGCTGCCGCACGTCTTCGACCGCTTCTACAAGTCGGACACCTCGCGCACCAGGACCGAGGGCAGCGGCCTCGGCCTGTCGATCACCGCGGAGAACGTCCATCTGCACGGCGGCACCATCACCGCGGGCAACCGTCCGGAAGGCGGCGCGGTCTTCACCGTCGCCCTCCCGCTGCGGAGGGACGTGTGA
- a CDS encoding response regulator transcription factor produces the protein MPRLLLIEDDRAVREGVELALRRQGHDVAAVATGEDGMHLLRSFRPDVVVLDLMLPGMTGLEVCRRIRVDNQVPIIMATARGDDVDIVVGLEAGADDYVVKPVQARVLDARIRAVLRRVGGGLDGGDGPPQPETHDDLSIDRAGLTVSRQGMPVPLAPSELRLLLLLSASPGQVFSRQQLLEAVWEHSYHGDSRLVDACVKRLRTKLGEPPGRPRFIRTVRGFGYQFAKFADPARPGPR, from the coding sequence ATGCCACGACTGCTGCTCATCGAGGACGACCGCGCGGTCCGCGAGGGCGTCGAGCTGGCACTGCGCAGGCAGGGCCACGACGTCGCCGCGGTGGCCACCGGCGAGGACGGGATGCACCTGCTGCGGTCCTTCCGGCCCGACGTGGTGGTCCTCGACCTGATGCTGCCGGGGATGACGGGTCTTGAGGTGTGCCGGCGCATCCGGGTCGACAACCAGGTGCCGATCATCATGGCGACCGCCAGGGGCGACGACGTCGACATCGTCGTGGGCCTTGAGGCGGGCGCCGACGACTACGTCGTCAAGCCGGTGCAGGCCCGGGTGCTCGACGCGCGAATACGGGCCGTGCTGCGCCGGGTCGGCGGCGGCCTGGACGGCGGGGACGGCCCGCCGCAGCCCGAGACGCACGACGACCTCAGCATCGACCGGGCCGGGCTCACCGTCTCCCGGCAGGGCATGCCGGTGCCGCTGGCGCCCTCCGAGCTGCGGCTGCTGCTGCTCCTTTCGGCCTCGCCCGGCCAGGTCTTCAGCCGGCAGCAGCTGCTCGAAGCGGTGTGGGAGCACAGCTACCACGGCGACTCGCGGCTGGTGGACGCCTGCGTCAAGCGGCTGCGGACGAAGCTGGGCGAGCCGCCGGGGCGGCCGCGCTTCATCAGGACGGTGCGCGGCTTCGGCTACCAGTTCGCCAAATTCGCCGACCCGGCCCGGCCGGGACCCCGATGA
- a CDS encoding oxidoreductase encodes MTGTISGGVFTPAPGLTLSRMGYGAMQLAGPHVFGPPKDRDEAVAVLRTAVELGVTHIDTSDFYGPAVVNELIKEALYPYPEDLHIVTKVGARRDSQGAWLPSLEPESLRQQVKDNLQRLGLDALDVVNLRVGGVDGPGSTPLAEEFGVLAELREQGLIRHLGLSNVTEGQLDEAQAVAPVVTVQNLYNIANRADDALLDRCAAEGIAFAAFFPLGGFSPLQSATLESVAARIGASPQQTALAWLLQRSPATVLIPGTSSVAHLRENVAAADLVLPADAVAELNAV; translated from the coding sequence ATGACCGGCACGATCTCCGGCGGGGTCTTCACCCCCGCTCCCGGCCTGACCCTCAGCCGCATGGGGTACGGCGCCATGCAGCTGGCGGGACCGCATGTCTTCGGGCCGCCGAAGGACCGCGACGAGGCGGTCGCGGTCCTGCGTACCGCCGTGGAGCTCGGTGTCACGCACATCGACACCAGCGACTTCTACGGCCCCGCCGTCGTCAACGAGCTGATCAAGGAGGCGTTGTACCCGTACCCCGAGGACCTGCACATCGTGACCAAGGTGGGCGCGCGGCGCGACAGCCAGGGCGCGTGGCTGCCGTCGCTGGAGCCCGAGTCGCTCAGGCAGCAGGTCAAGGACAACCTGCAGCGGCTCGGTCTGGACGCGCTCGACGTGGTCAACCTGCGGGTCGGCGGGGTCGACGGGCCGGGCAGCACGCCGCTGGCCGAGGAGTTCGGGGTGCTCGCCGAGCTGCGCGAGCAGGGACTGATCCGGCATCTGGGACTGAGCAACGTCACCGAGGGGCAGCTGGACGAGGCGCAGGCGGTCGCCCCGGTGGTGACCGTGCAGAACCTCTACAACATCGCCAACCGGGCGGACGACGCCCTGCTCGACCGGTGCGCGGCCGAGGGCATCGCCTTCGCCGCGTTCTTCCCGCTGGGCGGCTTCAGCCCGCTGCAGTCGGCGACGCTGGAGTCCGTCGCCGCCAGGATCGGCGCGTCGCCGCAGCAGACCGCGCTGGCCTGGCTGTTGCAGCGCTCCCCCGCGACGGTGCTGATCCCCGGCACGTCGTCGGTGGCGCACCTGCGGGAGAACGTCGCCGCCGCCGATCTGGTGCTCCCCGCGGACGCGGTCGCCGAGCTGAACGCGGTCTGA
- a CDS encoding S53 family peptidase yields MRAAVIAAASLALASGSLLIAAPSQAAGSAAAPTAKTIAGTHPAWATPAGDAGSVPSGTEITGTVYLAGQDPAGLTAYATAVSDPANASYGQFLSPAQYQARFGATAAQIGAVTKWATGAGLKVVGSTQHAITVRGTDSAITKAFGTGIHQYRVGGQLRHAPARDVTVPATVSSAVLGVNGLSSAGTKASPDSIRVDDPAGATGANRTASPAQKGKGTLPTTATCSDYWGQKSTTAGPAGYSKGATPFDQCSFYPSQLRKAYGITASGLTGKGATIAIVDAYGSSTMLADANQYAVNHGDKAFKSGQYTERVDPSQWQDQDLCGGPEGWAPEEALDVEMAHGLAPDAKVVYVGANSCNDDDLLSAITTIVDQHLADVVSNSWGEIMHTSDNLDVSASEIAAYEQVFKQAAAEGIGIGFSAGDCGDSSPLAAATGANCQADTTRAQANWPDSDPWVTSVGGTALGIDNKSGSYGFETDMGTLRSNLSADGTSWVPAVPAPFYFGGGGGTSEDFAQPAYQRRSVPNSLSHTLMTGAHSRDAMRVTPDVSMVGDLYTSVLVGISDGADYSEAGYGGTSVSSPEFAAVQADALQARHHAVGFANPLLYAHPGQFRDVVDQNAAHHAKTPLSSIVDFGEVNGALTVRLVAFGQDTSLNAVRGYDDATGLGTPTLSYLTGARR; encoded by the coding sequence GTGCGGGCCGCCGTGATCGCGGCGGCCTCGCTCGCCCTGGCGTCCGGCTCGCTGCTGATCGCCGCTCCGTCGCAGGCGGCCGGCTCGGCCGCCGCGCCCACCGCGAAGACCATCGCGGGCACCCACCCCGCGTGGGCGACCCCGGCGGGCGACGCCGGATCCGTACCGTCCGGCACCGAGATCACCGGCACCGTCTACCTGGCGGGCCAGGACCCGGCGGGCCTGACGGCCTACGCCACCGCGGTCTCGGACCCGGCGAACGCGAGCTACGGGCAGTTCCTGAGCCCCGCGCAGTACCAGGCGCGGTTCGGCGCCACCGCCGCGCAGATCGGCGCGGTCACCAAGTGGGCGACCGGCGCGGGCCTGAAGGTGGTGGGCAGCACCCAGCACGCGATCACCGTACGGGGCACCGACTCGGCCATCACCAAGGCCTTCGGCACCGGTATCCACCAGTACCGGGTGGGCGGGCAGCTGCGGCACGCGCCGGCCCGCGACGTCACCGTCCCCGCGACGGTGTCCTCCGCGGTCCTCGGCGTCAACGGCCTCAGCTCGGCCGGCACCAAGGCCAGCCCCGACTCGATCCGGGTGGACGACCCGGCAGGCGCCACCGGTGCGAACCGCACGGCGAGCCCGGCGCAGAAGGGCAAGGGAACGCTGCCGACCACCGCGACCTGCTCCGACTACTGGGGCCAGAAGTCGACCACGGCCGGCCCTGCGGGCTACTCCAAGGGCGCGACGCCCTTCGACCAGTGCTCGTTCTACCCCTCGCAGCTGCGCAAGGCCTACGGCATCACCGCCTCCGGCCTGACCGGCAAGGGCGCGACGATCGCCATCGTGGACGCGTACGGCAGCTCGACGATGCTCGCCGACGCGAACCAGTACGCGGTCAACCACGGTGACAAGGCGTTCAAGAGCGGCCAGTACACCGAGCGCGTGGACCCCTCGCAGTGGCAGGACCAGGACCTGTGCGGCGGCCCGGAGGGCTGGGCGCCGGAAGAGGCGCTCGACGTCGAGATGGCGCACGGGCTCGCGCCCGACGCCAAGGTCGTCTACGTGGGGGCCAACTCCTGCAACGACGATGACCTGTTGAGCGCGATCACCACGATCGTGGACCAGCACCTGGCGGATGTCGTCTCCAACTCGTGGGGCGAGATCATGCACACCTCGGACAACCTCGACGTCTCGGCGTCCGAGATCGCCGCGTACGAGCAGGTGTTCAAGCAGGCCGCCGCCGAGGGCATCGGCATCGGCTTCTCCGCGGGCGACTGCGGCGACAGCAGCCCGCTGGCCGCCGCGACCGGCGCCAACTGCCAGGCCGACACCACCCGCGCGCAGGCCAACTGGCCCGACTCCGACCCGTGGGTGACCTCGGTCGGCGGCACCGCGCTGGGCATCGACAACAAGTCGGGCAGCTACGGCTTCGAGACCGACATGGGCACCCTGCGCTCCAACCTGTCGGCGGACGGCACCAGTTGGGTCCCCGCGGTCCCGGCGCCGTTCTACTTCGGCGGGGGCGGCGGCACCAGCGAGGACTTCGCGCAGCCGGCCTACCAGCGGCGCTCGGTCCCCAACTCCCTGTCGCACACCCTGATGACGGGCGCGCACAGCCGTGACGCCATGCGCGTGACGCCCGACGTGTCGATGGTCGGCGACCTCTACACCTCGGTGCTGGTCGGCATCTCCGACGGCGCCGACTACAGCGAGGCCGGCTACGGCGGCACCAGCGTGTCCTCCCCGGAGTTCGCCGCGGTCCAGGCGGACGCGCTCCAGGCCAGGCACCACGCCGTCGGCTTCGCCAACCCGCTGCTCTACGCCCACCCCGGCCAGTTCCGTGACGTGGTCGACCAGAACGCCGCCCACCACGCGAAGACCCCGCTGAGCAGCATCGTGGACTTCGGCGAGGTCAACGGCGCCCTGACCGTGCGCCTGGTCGCCTTCGGCCAGGACACCAGCCTCAACGCGGTCCGCGGCTACGACGACGCCACCGGCCTCGGCACCCCGACTCTCTCCTACCTGACCGGCGCCCGCCGGTAG
- a CDS encoding NAD(P)/FAD-dependent oxidoreductase — protein MGGLMPADGGRRPRRGRALVIGGSLTGMLAAAALAETMAEVIVVERYELPHGPLPRQGVPQARHAHLLWSGGARAIEELLPGATERLLAAGARHIGVPEDLVVLTSGGWLTRFPEQQHFLSCTRDLVDWVVRDLAGAKPRVRTLPGRTALGLRGTTTRVTGVLVRGGRREETLEADLVVDASGRASAMPRWLDRLGLPAVRTDVVDSGLGYASRLFHAPPGTGGFPAVNVQADPRQHVPGLNGTILPVEDGRWLVTLSGTRGGQPTGEPAAFEAFARSLRHPVIGDLVTRATPLTEVTVSHSTANRRRRYERMHVWPDGLVVLGDALATYNPLYGHGMSVAAQHALVLRDQVARNPGSGLARRVQRAAARATDAAWTLAGTQDLRYPGAEGRSPGPLGTLLTGYTDLLMRAATHRRSAARALLDVLSLSAGQATVLRPDALAAVLNPVHPEPAQDPPFTEEERSLMISLFTGH, from the coding sequence ATGGGAGGTCTCATGCCGGCGGACGGCGGTCGACGGCCGCGGCGGGGGCGGGCGCTGGTGATCGGGGGGAGTCTCACCGGCATGCTCGCCGCGGCCGCGCTGGCCGAGACGATGGCGGAGGTGATCGTCGTCGAGCGCTACGAGCTGCCGCACGGGCCGCTGCCCCGGCAGGGCGTACCGCAGGCGCGGCACGCGCATCTGCTGTGGTCGGGCGGGGCGCGGGCGATCGAGGAGCTGCTGCCCGGGGCGACCGAGCGGCTGCTGGCGGCCGGCGCCCGGCACATCGGCGTCCCTGAGGACCTGGTCGTGCTGACCTCGGGCGGCTGGCTCACCCGCTTCCCCGAGCAGCAGCACTTCCTGTCCTGCACCCGCGACCTGGTCGACTGGGTGGTGCGCGACCTGGCCGGCGCCAAGCCCCGGGTCCGTACGCTGCCAGGGCGGACCGCGCTGGGCCTGCGCGGCACCACGACACGGGTCACCGGCGTGCTGGTGCGCGGCGGCAGGCGCGAGGAGACCCTGGAGGCCGACCTCGTGGTCGACGCGAGCGGGCGCGCCTCGGCGATGCCGCGCTGGCTGGACCGGCTCGGGCTGCCCGCGGTGCGCACCGACGTGGTGGACTCCGGGCTCGGCTACGCCAGCCGGCTCTTCCACGCGCCGCCCGGCACCGGCGGCTTCCCCGCCGTCAACGTGCAGGCCGACCCGCGGCAGCACGTACCGGGCCTGAACGGCACGATCCTGCCGGTCGAGGACGGCCGCTGGCTGGTGACGCTGTCCGGCACCCGCGGCGGGCAGCCCACCGGGGAACCGGCCGCCTTCGAGGCCTTCGCGCGGAGCCTGCGCCACCCGGTGATAGGCGACCTGGTCACCCGGGCCACCCCGCTGACCGAGGTGACCGTCTCGCACAGCACCGCCAACCGGCGTCGCCGCTACGAGCGGATGCACGTCTGGCCGGACGGGCTCGTGGTGCTTGGCGACGCGCTGGCGACGTACAACCCGCTCTACGGGCACGGCATGTCGGTCGCCGCCCAGCACGCGCTGGTGCTGCGCGACCAGGTCGCACGCAACCCCGGGTCCGGGCTGGCCCGGCGGGTGCAGCGCGCCGCCGCCCGCGCCACCGACGCGGCCTGGACGCTGGCCGGGACCCAGGACCTGCGCTACCCGGGGGCCGAGGGCCGCAGCCCCGGTCCGCTCGGCACGCTGCTGACCGGTTACACCGACCTGCTCATGCGCGCCGCCACCCACCGCCGATCCGCCGCCCGCGCGCTGCTCGACGTCCTGAGCCTGTCGGCCGGGCAGGCCACCGTGCTGCGCCCCGACGCGCTGGCCGCCGTCCTGAACCCGGTGCACCCCGAGCCGGCCCAGGACCCGCCCTTCACCGAGGAGGAGCGGTCGCTGATGATCTCGCTCTTCACCGGCCACTGA